The genomic interval TTTATCGTGCTTTACGCTGGAAAAAATGATGAAGTTCGCGATTATTTATTAGAAAATAAGGTTCCTTTTGTTTTAGTTGGAACTCCGGCTGAAGGAAAAAATGAAATTACCCATGTGGATAATGATAATATGCTGCTTGGACGCGAGGCTGTTCGTCATTTAGCACAATTAAAACATCAAAATATTTCATTTGTGACCGATACGAAAGAAACAGAAGTTTTTGAAGAACGTTATCAAGGTTTTAAAGATGAATCCGAGAAACTTGGGCTCAATCATGACCTCTTGTTTATGGATGCTAATTTTTCCTTGCGAAATGAAATAGCTCTTGTAGTTATGGATGATGTCTTGTCTTTAAAAGTTGTGGAACGTCTAAGAAGTCAAGGTCTAAATGTTCCAGAAGATGTGAGTTTAATTACTTACAACAACTCTATCTTTGGAGCAATGATTCATCCTTATTTAACAACTTTTGACATTCATATTGAGCAATTAGGGGCAAGTGCAATTAAGAAAATCTTGGACTTACGAGATAAGAAAGAAAATTTGCCAGAAAAATCAATTATCCCTTTTGAATTAATTATTAGAGAATCAACAAAAGCTAGAATTTAAGTTCTAGCTTTTTTAGTTTTGTTTAAGATAAGGTTAAGCCTAGTACAAGACAAAAATATGATAATAGTGTAAAATAATAGAAAGGGTTGGGCGCAGTTTTATTGACTTTCCAAGCAATTTAACTAAAAATAATTTATAAATTATGAGCCCTAAAAAATGTGAAAAGGGATGGATTCAATGATTAAAATTTTATTAGTGGAGGATGATTTATCACTCTCAAAATCTGTTTACGATTTCTTAAAATCATTTGCGCAAGTCAAACAGGTTTATGATGGAGTTGAAGGACTCTATGAGGCAGAATTGGGAATTTATGATTTAATTTTGCTTGATTTAATGCTTCCAGAAAAGAATGGTTTTGAAGTCTTAAAGGAATTACGTGAGCAAAATGTAGATACACCAGTCTTAATCATGACTGCTAAGGAATCTTTGGATGATAAAATGCACGGATTCGACATTGGAGCAGATGATTATTTAACAAAACCTTTCTATTTAGATGAACTAAAAGCACGTATTCAAGCACTTTTGAAACGGACAGGTAAATTAGAAGATTCAAACGGTTTAACTTATGGAAATATTCGTTTGAATTTATCAAATAAATCAACTTTAGTTGATGATCAACCTGTTGATTTAATCGGAAAAGAATTTGATTTAGTCGTTTATTTAATGCAAAATCAAAATGTTGTTTTGCCAAAAGAGCAAATTTTTGACCGGATTTGGGGCTATGACAGTGATATAACAGTAACTGTTGTTGAAGTTTATATGAGTAAAATTCGGAAAAAATTGAAAGATACAGAATTTGTCAATAATCTTTCAACCTTGCGAAATGTTGGCTATATCTTGAGATAAAATTTTACTGACAGCTTATTGTCTAGAGATGAAAGTCATCTATAAATTAACAAAAAGTTCTGTCAGTAAATCTATCTAGAAATGAGACCTCTTTGAAGAAAATAATTAAAAAAGTTAAATCTTCAGCTATTGTAAAAAATGATGGGAAAAATTTCCTTCATTTTTTTCTAGCTTTTACAGTCATTTTTGTTGCTTTAGCCGTGATTATTATTCAAGTCATGCAATTAGGAATGTATCGAGCGACTGACCAAAATTTACACAATTTGGCTCAAAACCGAGTCTTTTTGATAGAAGCAGCGAATAATCAATTAGGAATGAATAATTCGCAAGATAGTGGCTATTACGGTCCCAATAATAGTGTAATTTTTTATGATTCAGAGGGTAAAAGTTTCATACCTTCAGCGGGTTCAAATGCAAATATAAGTACAGACTTTGGCATGAGCCTTCTGCAAAAAACAATGAAATTTAACGAAAATCAAATTAACACTATTCAAACTGTTTCTGTAAAAAATCCTTATGGAGATAATTGGCACTATCGTTATCTGACAACATCACAATTTATTATTACAAATACTGATGGAACAGTAACTCCGGTTTATGCACAAATTTTTTCAAATGTTGACCAAATTCAAGATGCCATGAGCCGAGCCATGTGGGTCATTGTGACAACAATGATTACTTTCTGGCTTCTGTCAGTAATTATTAGTCTATATCTTGCAAACTGGACATTAAAACCAATTTTGGCCGCTTATGAAAAACAAAAAGAATTTGTTGAAAATGCTTCACATGAATTGAGAACACCTCTGGCAATCTTGCAAAATCGTCTAGAATTACTTTTCCAAAAGCCAACAGCAACAATTATTGATGAATCAGAAAATATTTCTGAAAGTTTATCAGAAGTTCGTAATATGCGTTTATTAACAAGTAACTTACTGAACTTAGCTCGTCGAGATTCTGGAATCAGAATTGAGCCAGAGGCGACTACGGCAACTTATTTTGAGAATATTTTTAATAGCTATGAAATGCTTGCTGAAAACGCAGGTAAAAAGTTTTCAGGCCATTTGAAATTAGATGGAACGATTAATTTGGACCAAGCCCTGATCAAACAATTGCTAACCATATTATTTGATAATGCTCTTAAATACACGGGTGATGAGGGTGAAATCTCTGTAGATGTTCAAAAAAATGGGGGATTCTTAGTTTTTGCTGTCGCCGATAATGGTGAAGGAATTTCTGATGAAGATAAGAAAAAAATCTTTGACCGCTTTTTCCGAGTAGATAAAGCAAGAACGCGTCAAAAAGGTGGCTTAGGTTTGGGTCTTTCTCTGGCCAAACAAATTGTTGAAGCTTACAATGGGAAGATTACAGTTGAAGATAATAAACCTAAAGGTACAAAATTCATTGTTAGAATTCGTGTGGATAGCACAATTTCAAATCCTGCAAAAATTTTCCAAAAGTTGTAAAATATGATAGGAAAAAATTACTGACAAATTATGATAAGATAATAGTAACATTCAAATTATGACAATTTTGTCAGTCGATTTACTAGTTTTTAAAGACAATTTCTGTTAGTAAATAACTAAGTAAATCTAAAAAGGAGAAAATCAGAGATATCAGTGTTAGAAAAAATAGACAGCCCAGCGGATTTAAAAAAAGTATCAAATCAAGAACTAGAAGAATTAGCTTCAGAAATTAGAACAGCAGTTCTTCATAAAGTATCAAACATCGGTGGACACGTTGGCCCAAACTTGGGTGTGACTGAATTAACAATTGCCCTTCATAAAGTTTTCAATTCACCAATTGATAAGTTTATTTGGGATGTTTCTCACCAAACTTATCCACATAAAATTTTAACTGGACGTAAAAATGGATTTACTGATGGACATTTCCATGACATCACACCTTACACCAGTCAAAGAGAATCAGAACACGACTTTTTCACAGTTGGCCATACCTCGACTTCAATTGCTAATGCCTTAGGTTATGCCAAAGCGCGTGATTTGACAAATGACAAAGGCAACATTGTTGCGGTCATTGGTGACGGTTCACTTTCTGGGGGACTTGCTATGGAAGCCCTCAATAATGCCGGAGATTTCAAAGGAAACCTCATTATTTTAGTTAATGATAATCAAATGTCAATTGCTGAAAATCATGGAGGACTTTACCGTAACCTTGCCGAACTTCGGGCGACAAATTGTCAAGCCGAAAATAACTTCTTTAAAACTTTTGGTTTAGATTATAAATATCTTGAAAATGGAAATGATATTGAATCTTTAATTCACCTATTTGAAGAAGTAAAAGATATCGACCATCCAATTGTCCTTCATATTCATACTGAAAAAGGACGTGGTTATCAACCAGCTCTTGAAAATAAAGAAGCTTTTCACTGGCACATGCCTTTCGATTTAGAAACTGGTCAATCAAAAGTGATTGATTCTGGTAAATCTTATAGTTCAGTTATGTTGGATTACATGGATAAAAAGGTTTCAGAAGGCCTTCCTCTTGTTGCCATCAATGCAGCAATTCCAGGAATCTTTGGACTGAAACAATTTGCAGCTAAATATCCTAACCGTTATATTGATGCAGGAATTGCTGAGCAATTTACCATTACTTTTGGTGGTGCAATGGCTGCGGCTGGTGCTCGTCCAATTATTTTCCACAATTCTACTTTTGTTCAACGTGCTTATGATCAATTTTGGCATGACTTAGCAATTAATGAAGAACCAGCAATTGTTATTGTTAAAGGTGGAGTTATTTCAGGTTCAGATGAAACACACCAAGGCTCATCAGCCATGACTTGGATTTCAAACATTCCAAATATCAAATATCTTGCTCCAACTTCTGAAGAAGAATTTATTTCAATTCTTGATTGGGCACTTGAGCAACATGAAGAACCAGTTGTGATTCAAATGCCAGAACACGGCTTAGAATCACGTCCGACTGTTCTCACAGATTATTCAACCCCTTCATATCAAATGACAAAATCAGGCGAAAAAGTTGCCCTCTTGGCACTTGGTGGTCTTTATTCACATGGTGAAAAAGTAGCTAAAGTTTTGGCTGAAAATGGAATTAATGCAACCCTAATAAATCCACTTTTCATCAACGATTTGGACCAAGCTTTCCTTGAAAACTTAGTTGAAAATCATCAAGTTATTGCGACGATCGAAGATGGAATTCTTGACGGAGGATTTGGTCAAAAAGTTGCTTCCCTCCTTGGTAAGTATGATGTTAAAGTTTTGAACTTTGGTGCGAAACGTGAATTTAATGATTCTGTTCCAGTGACAGAACTTTATAATCGTTATCATTTGACACCAGAACTTATGGTTGCTGATATTCTTAGTCTTTTGAAATAAAAATTTACTGACAGATGTTCCAAAATATTTCTGTCAGTAAAAATAAAGAACTGGTAATGTCTGTCAGTAAAACTAGCAAGAATGATGATAAGTTCTTACTTAATAAAGTGAAATAGATGAAAAAAGTATTAGTAAAAGCAGTACATGGCTACCAACGCTGGATTTCTCCAGCCTTGCCACCAGCCTGTCGCTATTATCCTACCTGCTCCAATTACATGGTTCAGGCCATTGAAAAACATGGACCAGCCAAAGGTTTGGCAATGGGAACAGCACGTATTTTACGTTGTCACCCATTTTGCCAGCCAGGATATGATTTAGTTCCAGACCATTTTAGTTTGCGAAGAAATTGGGCAGAACCAGAAAAAGAAGAAGACTCAAATTAATTTGAGTCTTTTCTATTTATAAAATTATAGAAAACGCTTCAAAAAATAGATGAAATCGCTATCAAATGTCATAAAAAAATGTTAAAATGAAAAAAAGAATAAAAAAGGAGTGTCATCTATTATGCCATTTAGTAAAGATTTTCTCTGGGGCGGAGCAACTGCAGCTAATCAATGTGAAGGCGGCTATAATCAGGGAGGACGTGGGCTTGCCAATGTCGACCTTGTTCCACACGGAAAAGATCGTTTTCCAATTATTACAGGGGAAATGAAGCACCTTGAATTCGATGAAGACCATTTTTATCCAGCAAAAGAAGCGATTGATATGTATCATCATTGGAAAGAAGACCTCGCACTTTTTGCTGAAATGGGATTTAAAACCTATCGAATGTCTATTGCTTGGACAAGAATTTTTCCAAAAGGCGACGAACAAGAGCCAAATGAAGAAGGCTTGCAATTTTATGAAGATATTTTTAGAGAATGCAAGCGTTTAAGAATTGAACCCTTAGTAACCATCACTCACTTTGATTGTCCTGTCCACCTAATTAAAGAATATGGTGGCTGGCGTAATCGAAAAATGGTTGGTTTCTATGAAAATTTAGCCAGAGCAATTTTTACTCGTTATAAAGGATTAGTTCGCTATTGGTTGACATTTAATGAAATTAATATGCTCCTCCATGCTCCATTTATGGGAGCAGGACTTGTTTTTGAAGAAGGAGAAAATAAAGAACAAGCCAAATACTTAGCCGCTCATCATGAACTATTAGCATCGGCTTTAGCAACAAAAATTGGACATGAAGTTGACCCAGAAAATAAGATAGGCTGCATGTTAGCTGCTGGAGATTACTATCCATTTGATTGTAATCCAGAAAATGTTTTTGAAGCTCAAAAACAAAATCATGATAATCTCTTTTTCATTGATGTTCAATCTCGTGGAAAATATCCAAACTACCTTTTAAAGAGATTAGAGCGTGAAGAAATTACACTTCCGATTGAAAAAGGCGACTTAGAAATCCTTGCTGAAAACACAGTTGACTTTATTTCATTTAGTTACTATGCAAGTCGAGTCGCTAAAGTCAAGGATGAGGATGCAGATAAATCAGCTGGAAATATCTTTGAATCTGTAAAAAATCCTTATTTAGAGGCCAGTGAATGGGGTTGGCAAATTGACCCACTTGGTTTAAGAATCACAATGAATTCTATTTATGACCGCTATCAAAAACCATTATTTATTGTAGAAAATGGTTTAGGAGCAGTAGATAAACCTGATGAAAATGGATTTGTAGCTGATGATTATCGAATTGATTACATGGCTGCACACATCAAAGAAATGAAGAAAGCAGTTGAACTTGATGGCGTTGAACTATTAGGTTATACTTCTTGGGGATGTATTGACTTAGTATCAGCAGGAACGGGTGAGATGAGCAAACGTTATGGATTCATCTATGTCGACCGAGACGATTCTGGTAAAGGAAGTTTGAAACGGACGCCTAAGAAATCATTTAACTGGTACAAGAAAGTTATTGCAAGCAACGGTGAAGATTTAACAAATGAATAATTAAAAAGGGGGGGTTTCCTCCTTTTTTTATCAAACAAAACATTTCTTTGATTTAAGATTTTTATCTAGCAAGAAAAATTTACAATAGTTAAGCAAGTGTCCATTAAAAGGAAGCAGTGCTAGAACTTTTTTATGAAATATGATAAAATCGTGTATTGCGTAATTTTTAAATCCGCAGTCATGAAGTATGAAAAAGCCTCGATGATATTTAAGAAATTTAAAAAGTTACAAGTGAGATAAGAATGATGAGGATAAGAAGTGAAAAGTATTAAAAATACATGGAAGTTGTTTGCCCTAGACTGGAAGCGAATATTTAAAAATCCCGTGGCGACTTTTTTAATTGTCGCCCTAATGATAATTCCCTCTTTATATGCTTGGTTTAATATTAAAGCCCTGTGGGACCCCTATGCCAATACTTCGCAACTGCCAATTGCGGTCTATAGTGCAGATAAATCGGCAAGTTTTCAAGATAAAACCATCAATATTGGTGATGAAGTACTGAAAAATTTAAAGAAAAATCACCAATTAGGCTGGAAATTTGTTGATTCCAAAGCAGATTTAGATAAAGGTGTGAAATCTGGAAAATACTATGCTGGAATCTATTTACCAAAGGATTTTTCAAAAGACCTCTTAAGTTTCACCACGGGTGATATTAAAAAACCACAAATTGTTTATTCAATTAACGAAAAAATCAATGCCATCGCTCCCAAAATAACATCAAAAGGAGCCTCTTCTCTACAATCGCAAATTTCTGAAGAGTTTATCAAAACGGCAAGTAGTACCCTTTTAAAAACCTTCAATACAATTGGTTACGATATTGATAAAAACATGGTAAGTATTCAGAAGGTTAAATCAGCGATTTTATCAACTAATGATAATTTAGGAACCATTGATAAATACACTCAACAAGTTGTTGATCTTCATGGAAAAATGCCAGAAATTAAAGAAAAACTGGCAAAAGCTAATGAATTTATCACTTATTTACCAGAAGTAGATGCTTTAGGTCAAAAGGTCATTAAATTAAATGATAAAATGCCAGAAATTGATAAAAGTTTTTCACTCGTTTTGACCCTTCAAGAGAAAATACCTGAGATTCAAAATGCTGGAAAACAAATCTCGATGATTGATGATGACTTTGCGTCAGTAGAAAGTACCATGACTCAAGGTATTCAAGAAGCCAAACAAGGTTTACAAATTATCAATCAAGTCCAAAAATCAATGCCAGACATTAAAAAATTGGGACAAGATGCTGATAGTTTGGGGACTATAACCTTGGATGCGGTGAAAAAAATGCAGAGTGCATTGCCTAGCATTACAAATAGCGTTCAAATAACACTTCAATCAATTCAAGAGTTCTCAAAAAATACTTCATCCGTTATTTCTGTTATTGATCAAGCGATTGCCGATAATCAATTAACTGATGATGAAAAGGAACAAATAAATAGCTTAATTACCAATTTTACTAATAACATTGCTAAACAAAGAGAAGCCATTCAAAATATTGTTGAATATATGAAGCAGGTGCAAGAAAGCAATGGAAATCACGATTTAGATTCTACTATTGAGCAATTAACTAATCTAGATTCGCTCTTGTCAGAACTTAGTACCAGAATGAGTCACCTAAATGACTTAGTGCAAGAGGGTGATGTATCTAAAATTCGAGCTTATCTATCACAAATCAATGATGTAGTAAATAATATTTCTGATTTAATTAATAAAATTGATGTCAGTGAGATTAGTAGTACAATTAATAAAGCTCTAACAACATTGATTAATACCATAACAGACGCTAAAGGTTTATTAAATCAAGCTCAACAAATCGACTTTGATGCCTTACTAAATTCAACAAGTCAAACAGTTTCTAATGCTATTACCATTTTAGAAAAATATCAAGGCGAAATGCCAGCCATTAAACAAGAAATTCATGATGCGAATGTAATGTTAAATGGCAATATGACAACGATTGTTAATGCAATTAATGAAGGAGCTAATCTCTATAAAAATGAGTTTCCTACTCTTAAAACTAAGTTAGGGACTGCTTCTGATTTCTTTAAAAATGATTATGCTGGTGTTCGTAAGGATTTGACAGATACCTTAACAATGGCAAATGAGAAAATGCCTGATGTTGAGTCTGCTTTGAATCAAGCCAACGATTTAATTCAAAATGATTGGCCTGAAATCAAATCAGGAATTCAAAAAGCAGCCATAGCTATTCAAAAAGGTGAAAAAGAAGTTGACTTAGGTGAAATCGTCAAACTCCTAAAATTAGATGCGACCAAAGAAAGTGACTTCCTGACACAACCGGTTGAAGTCCAAGAAAATCAAATCTATCCGATTGCCAATAATGGTTCAGCAAGTACACCTTTCTATACTGCGCTTTGTCTGTGGGTCGGTGCAGTCTTACTTTCAAGTTTGGCAACAACGGAGGTTCACTTATCAGATAAAGATAAAAAACGTTATTCTAAACGTGAACAATTCTTTGCTCGAATGGGAAGTTTCGTAGCCATTGGACTTGCTCAAGCCTTGATTGTAACGCTTGGAAATTATTTTGGTTTAGGAGTAGATGTAAGAGATCCATTCTACAGTGTTCTCTTTGCCTTACTAATATCCATAGCCTTTATGATAATGGTTTATGTTCTGGTCGCCCTGTTTGGCAATGTAGGTAAAGGAATAGCGATTATCATCCTGGTTCTTTCCATTTCTGGTGGTGGTGGGAACTATCCAATCCAAGTTTCTGGAAAATTCTTCCAAGCCATTAATCCTTATTTACCATTTACTCATGCTGTCAACCTTTTACGAGAATCAGCGGGAGGAATTTACTGGCCAAATGCTTGGTTTGCGATAATCATTCTTGTAGCAGTATCAATAGTATTTGTTGCAATAGGTGCCTTCCTCTTCCCACACTTTGAAGATAAAACGAAGAAAATTTCCGAAATCGGAAGCAAGAGTCATTTCTTCCATTAATGTTAAGAAAACTACTGACAGACTGGTCAGTAGTTTTTCTATTATTTATAATCATAATGAGCAAATAGTAAGGGAGAACTTGTGCTATAATATGTCTATGACAAAAGTAAACGAAGAACGTGTACAAGAAATTTTTAATAGTATTTCATCAGATTATGATAAAATGAACGCCATTATCAGTTTTAAACAACATGATTTATGGCGTGCTAAAACAATGAAAAGGATGGGAGATTTAACTGGTCTGTCTATTCTTGATTTGTGTTGTGGAACTGGAGACTGGACTTTTGATTTATCTGAAAGTGTCGGCCCTTCTGGTAAAGTAATTGGTCTTGATTTTTCAGAAAATATGCTCGAAATTGCTAAGGCTAAACTTAAAGAAGAAGCGAAGAAAAACATTGAATTTCTCCAAGGAAATGCAATGGCTTTACCTTTTGAAAATGAAAGTTTTGATGTAGTTACGATTGGTTATGGTCTAAGAAACACACCTGACTATCTTACTGTATTAAAAGAAATTTTTCGTGTGTTAAAACCAGGGGGCAGAGTAGTTTGTATCGAAACTTCACACCCCACATTACCAATTTATAAACAAGCTTTTGAACTTTATTTTAAAAATGTCATGCCCTTTTTTGGTAAAGTTTTTGCCAAATCTTTAAAAGAATATCAATGGCTTCAAAAATCAGCAGAAGATTTTCCAGATGCCAAGACGCTTGAAGAACTTTTTAGAAAAGCTGGCTTTGTTGCCGTAGACTATCAAAAACATGGCGGTGGAGCAATCGCAAGTCATTTTGCCACTAAATCCAAAAAACCTAAATCAAATATTCGTATTGGTAAAAAGTAGTCGGTCAATAAAAAATAAAAATTTCGAGGGAAAAATATGCCTTATAAACGTTATGGGGAAATTTTTAAAAAACTACGAGAACAAAAGAATTTTTCGCTTTCTCATTTTTCAGAAATAGGTATTTCAAAAGCGAGTTTATCAAGATTTGAATTAGGTCAAACCATGATAAGCTTTGAACGCTTGGATAGTGCGCTGCAAGAGATGAATGTGACTTTAGCTGAGTATGAACATTTTATCAATAATTTTTCAATGGATTATAAAGAAGAATTTTTAGAAGATATAATTCTTGCGGATATT from Lactococcus lactis carries:
- a CDS encoding LacI family DNA-binding transcriptional regulator, whose amino-acid sequence is MAVTIKDVAKKAGVNASTVSRVIKDSSEISDKTKVKVRKAMHELGYRRNAAAQILASGKTNTIGVVFPPVADKASQPFFMKILTSINETARDYDVSIAIATGHSAKELKKQIELQYSEKRVDGFIVLYAGKNDEVRDYLLENKVPFVLVGTPAEGKNEITHVDNDNMLLGREAVRHLAQLKHQNISFVTDTKETEVFEERYQGFKDESEKLGLNHDLLFMDANFSLRNEIALVVMDDVLSLKVVERLRSQGLNVPEDVSLITYNNSIFGAMIHPYLTTFDIHIEQLGASAIKKILDLRDKKENLPEKSIIPFELIIRESTKARI
- a CDS encoding response regulator transcription factor — encoded protein: MIKILLVEDDLSLSKSVYDFLKSFAQVKQVYDGVEGLYEAELGIYDLILLDLMLPEKNGFEVLKELREQNVDTPVLIMTAKESLDDKMHGFDIGADDYLTKPFYLDELKARIQALLKRTGKLEDSNGLTYGNIRLNLSNKSTLVDDQPVDLIGKEFDLVVYLMQNQNVVLPKEQIFDRIWGYDSDITVTVVEVYMSKIRKKLKDTEFVNNLSTLRNVGYILR
- a CDS encoding sensor histidine kinase, giving the protein MKKIIKKVKSSAIVKNDGKNFLHFFLAFTVIFVALAVIIIQVMQLGMYRATDQNLHNLAQNRVFLIEAANNQLGMNNSQDSGYYGPNNSVIFYDSEGKSFIPSAGSNANISTDFGMSLLQKTMKFNENQINTIQTVSVKNPYGDNWHYRYLTTSQFIITNTDGTVTPVYAQIFSNVDQIQDAMSRAMWVIVTTMITFWLLSVIISLYLANWTLKPILAAYEKQKEFVENASHELRTPLAILQNRLELLFQKPTATIIDESENISESLSEVRNMRLLTSNLLNLARRDSGIRIEPEATTATYFENIFNSYEMLAENAGKKFSGHLKLDGTINLDQALIKQLLTILFDNALKYTGDEGEISVDVQKNGGFLVFAVADNGEGISDEDKKKIFDRFFRVDKARTRQKGGLGLGLSLAKQIVEAYNGKITVEDNKPKGTKFIVRIRVDSTISNPAKIFQKL
- a CDS encoding 1-deoxy-D-xylulose-5-phosphate synthase, translating into MSVLEKIDSPADLKKVSNQELEELASEIRTAVLHKVSNIGGHVGPNLGVTELTIALHKVFNSPIDKFIWDVSHQTYPHKILTGRKNGFTDGHFHDITPYTSQRESEHDFFTVGHTSTSIANALGYAKARDLTNDKGNIVAVIGDGSLSGGLAMEALNNAGDFKGNLIILVNDNQMSIAENHGGLYRNLAELRATNCQAENNFFKTFGLDYKYLENGNDIESLIHLFEEVKDIDHPIVLHIHTEKGRGYQPALENKEAFHWHMPFDLETGQSKVIDSGKSYSSVMLDYMDKKVSEGLPLVAINAAIPGIFGLKQFAAKYPNRYIDAGIAEQFTITFGGAMAAAGARPIIFHNSTFVQRAYDQFWHDLAINEEPAIVIVKGGVISGSDETHQGSSAMTWISNIPNIKYLAPTSEEEFISILDWALEQHEEPVVIQMPEHGLESRPTVLTDYSTPSYQMTKSGEKVALLALGGLYSHGEKVAKVLAENGINATLINPLFINDLDQAFLENLVENHQVIATIEDGILDGGFGQKVASLLGKYDVKVLNFGAKREFNDSVPVTELYNRYHLTPELMVADILSLLK
- the yidD gene encoding membrane protein insertion efficiency factor YidD; this translates as MKKVLVKAVHGYQRWISPALPPACRYYPTCSNYMVQAIEKHGPAKGLAMGTARILRCHPFCQPGYDLVPDHFSLRRNWAEPEKEEDSN
- a CDS encoding 6-phospho-beta-glucosidase, with amino-acid sequence MPFSKDFLWGGATAANQCEGGYNQGGRGLANVDLVPHGKDRFPIITGEMKHLEFDEDHFYPAKEAIDMYHHWKEDLALFAEMGFKTYRMSIAWTRIFPKGDEQEPNEEGLQFYEDIFRECKRLRIEPLVTITHFDCPVHLIKEYGGWRNRKMVGFYENLARAIFTRYKGLVRYWLTFNEINMLLHAPFMGAGLVFEEGENKEQAKYLAAHHELLASALATKIGHEVDPENKIGCMLAAGDYYPFDCNPENVFEAQKQNHDNLFFIDVQSRGKYPNYLLKRLEREEITLPIEKGDLEILAENTVDFISFSYYASRVAKVKDEDADKSAGNIFESVKNPYLEASEWGWQIDPLGLRITMNSIYDRYQKPLFIVENGLGAVDKPDENGFVADDYRIDYMAAHIKEMKKAVELDGVELLGYTSWGCIDLVSAGTGEMSKRYGFIYVDRDDSGKGSLKRTPKKSFNWYKKVIASNGEDLTNE
- a CDS encoding YhgE/Pip domain-containing protein produces the protein MKSIKNTWKLFALDWKRIFKNPVATFLIVALMIIPSLYAWFNIKALWDPYANTSQLPIAVYSADKSASFQDKTINIGDEVLKNLKKNHQLGWKFVDSKADLDKGVKSGKYYAGIYLPKDFSKDLLSFTTGDIKKPQIVYSINEKINAIAPKITSKGASSLQSQISEEFIKTASSTLLKTFNTIGYDIDKNMVSIQKVKSAILSTNDNLGTIDKYTQQVVDLHGKMPEIKEKLAKANEFITYLPEVDALGQKVIKLNDKMPEIDKSFSLVLTLQEKIPEIQNAGKQISMIDDDFASVESTMTQGIQEAKQGLQIINQVQKSMPDIKKLGQDADSLGTITLDAVKKMQSALPSITNSVQITLQSIQEFSKNTSSVISVIDQAIADNQLTDDEKEQINSLITNFTNNIAKQREAIQNIVEYMKQVQESNGNHDLDSTIEQLTNLDSLLSELSTRMSHLNDLVQEGDVSKIRAYLSQINDVVNNISDLINKIDVSEISSTINKALTTLINTITDAKGLLNQAQQIDFDALLNSTSQTVSNAITILEKYQGEMPAIKQEIHDANVMLNGNMTTIVNAINEGANLYKNEFPTLKTKLGTASDFFKNDYAGVRKDLTDTLTMANEKMPDVESALNQANDLIQNDWPEIKSGIQKAAIAIQKGEKEVDLGEIVKLLKLDATKESDFLTQPVEVQENQIYPIANNGSASTPFYTALCLWVGAVLLSSLATTEVHLSDKDKKRYSKREQFFARMGSFVAIGLAQALIVTLGNYFGLGVDVRDPFYSVLFALLISIAFMIMVYVLVALFGNVGKGIAIIILVLSISGGGGNYPIQVSGKFFQAINPYLPFTHAVNLLRESAGGIYWPNAWFAIIILVAVSIVFVAIGAFLFPHFEDKTKKISEIGSKSHFFH
- a CDS encoding demethylmenaquinone methyltransferase, whose amino-acid sequence is MTKVNEERVQEIFNSISSDYDKMNAIISFKQHDLWRAKTMKRMGDLTGLSILDLCCGTGDWTFDLSESVGPSGKVIGLDFSENMLEIAKAKLKEEAKKNIEFLQGNAMALPFENESFDVVTIGYGLRNTPDYLTVLKEIFRVLKPGGRVVCIETSHPTLPIYKQAFELYFKNVMPFFGKVFAKSLKEYQWLQKSAEDFPDAKTLEELFRKAGFVAVDYQKHGGGAIASHFATKSKKPKSNIRIGKK